From one Microbacterium sp. 10M-3C3 genomic stretch:
- a CDS encoding helicase-related protein: MLKEKLVTFEGRPLFPERIAETASYRLSPDEQYLYEEVTEYVRNGMNLADRLEGKRKNTVGFALTVLQRRLASSPEAIFQSLRRRTDRLERTRADLLDGILDAPPREAPASLLGDDPDSGDFDTDELDAAELEEAEEELVDAATAARTAAELETKIADLRRLTEHARRLLDSQQDVKWRELRGVIESQVLTTPDGKPRKLIVFTEHRDTLIYLERRITQLLGRREAVVAIHGGVPRYERRRITAEFTSNPEVQILIATDAAGEGLNLQAAHLMVNYDLPWNPNRIEQRFGRIHRIGQTEVCRLWNLVAEDTREGEVFIRLLDKIEEQRAAYDGEIFNVLGTSLGDLSLTRVLRDAIRYGEQPDVKAKMWAVIDEGVSAGLQELLDDEALASEALAPTDLEELRRQMEDAKAKRLQPHFIRDAFLEAFDRASGRIERREKGRYEITHVPASIRERAGRAPVARRYERITFDAATIDVQGTPRAELLAPGHPLHDAALQLVIDQYGPVLDRGTVLTSDAVTEPTLLAGERPATVTVHARPDFPRRRVRSIQMSNGTVRNGSTDITSPSSVTHHAQRNRMAAARHAITNAIQAMPCTHPATVTPCGDPCSGYLTTSAVSRASQLNASTIAVVRNATRTEPSNRPGVTRSIRALRRPQGLPGRRACG; the protein is encoded by the coding sequence ATGTTGAAGGAGAAGCTGGTCACCTTCGAGGGGCGTCCGCTGTTCCCCGAGCGGATCGCCGAGACCGCCTCCTACCGGCTGTCGCCCGACGAGCAGTACCTCTACGAAGAGGTCACCGAGTACGTCCGCAACGGGATGAACCTCGCCGACCGGCTGGAGGGCAAGCGGAAGAACACGGTCGGCTTCGCGCTCACGGTCCTCCAGCGGCGTCTCGCGTCCAGCCCGGAGGCGATCTTCCAGTCGCTGCGCCGCCGCACCGACCGGCTGGAGCGCACCCGCGCCGACCTGCTCGACGGCATCCTCGACGCCCCGCCGCGCGAAGCCCCCGCCTCGCTGCTCGGCGACGACCCCGACAGCGGCGACTTCGACACCGACGAACTCGACGCGGCCGAGCTGGAGGAGGCCGAGGAGGAACTTGTCGACGCGGCGACCGCAGCGCGCACCGCGGCCGAGCTGGAGACCAAGATCGCGGACCTGCGCCGATTGACCGAGCACGCCCGCAGGCTGCTGGACTCGCAGCAGGACGTGAAGTGGCGCGAGTTGCGCGGTGTGATCGAGAGCCAGGTGCTCACGACGCCGGACGGCAAGCCGCGCAAGCTCATCGTCTTCACCGAGCACCGTGACACCCTGATCTACCTGGAGCGGCGCATCACGCAGCTCCTGGGCAGGCGCGAGGCCGTGGTCGCGATTCACGGTGGTGTTCCCCGTTACGAGCGACGCCGCATCACGGCCGAGTTCACCTCGAACCCCGAGGTGCAGATCCTCATCGCCACCGACGCCGCGGGGGAGGGCCTGAACCTCCAGGCCGCGCATCTGATGGTGAACTACGACCTGCCGTGGAACCCGAACCGCATCGAGCAGCGATTCGGTCGCATCCACCGCATCGGCCAGACCGAGGTGTGCCGACTGTGGAACCTCGTCGCCGAGGACACCCGCGAGGGCGAGGTGTTCATCCGCCTGCTCGACAAGATCGAAGAGCAGCGCGCCGCCTACGACGGCGAGATCTTCAACGTGCTCGGCACCTCCCTCGGCGACCTGTCGCTGACCCGCGTGCTGCGCGACGCGATCCGCTACGGCGAGCAGCCCGACGTGAAGGCGAAGATGTGGGCGGTCATCGACGAGGGCGTCTCCGCCGGGCTCCAGGAACTGCTCGACGACGAAGCCCTCGCCAGCGAAGCCCTCGCGCCCACCGACCTGGAGGAGCTGCGCCGCCAAATGGAGGACGCCAAGGCCAAGCGCCTCCAGCCGCACTTCATCCGCGACGCCTTCCTCGAAGCCTTCGACCGCGCGAGCGGACGCATCGAGCGGCGCGAGAAGGGCCGCTACGAGATCACCCACGTCCCCGCGAGCATCCGCGAACGCGCCGGGCGCGCACCCGTCGCCCGCCGCTACGAGCGCATCACCTTCGACGCCGCCACCATCGACGTTCAGGGCACGCCCCGCGCCGAACTGCTCGCGCCCGGTCACCCGCTGCATGACGCGGCGCTGCAGCTCGTGATCGACCAGTATGGGCCGGTGCTCGACCGTGGCACCGTGCTGACCTCCGACGCGGTGACCGAGCCCACGCTCCTCGCCGGGGAACGGCCTGCAACGGTGACGGTCCACGCACGACCGGACTTTCCCAGGCGGCGCGTGCGCTCCATCCAGATGTCGAACGGCACAGTGAGGAACGGCAGCACCGACATCACCAGTCCCAGCAGCGTCACCCACCACGCCCAGCGGAATCGGATGGCGGCGGCGAGGCACGCGATCACGAACGCGATCCAGGCGATGCCGTGCACCCACCCGGCGACGGTCACACCGTGCGGCGATCCCTGCAGCGGGTACTTGACCACAAGCGCGGTGAGCAGGGCGAGCCAACTGAACGCCTCGACGATCGCCGTCGTGCGGAACGCGACGCGGACGGAGCCGTCGAACCGACCCGGAGTCACGCGGTCGATCCGCGCACTTCGGCGCCCTCAGGGACTTCCTGGTCGGCGGGCTTGCGGATGA
- a CDS encoding alpha/beta fold hydrolase — protein sequence MRRVALGAGLVAAGALGVGWAIARRLTAPSTRRYDLIVREVEYDGDACLIVLDRTPQTAAEGAYNLWFENGGWAQLSEEVLDRGPTLIARRVTSTASGLTLRAGDHVSWSGIYYATPHDASLHAHDITIDTRAGPAPAWRIDGDGARSTWAIHLHGLGSVRAGTLRGVLAATERGHTSLVISYRADGEGPKVGNGRSTLGFTEVDDAAAAVEYAMRHGARQVVLFGWSMGAAIALQLAHHPSYRRSIAGLVLDSPVLDWTEVIKANCTRSGLPSAAGSLAIPWLTLRPLARMVGLPERIPLRSFDWTVRAEELTAPTLILHGTHDDSVPIQLSQALRDSRPDLVSLEVFEAGHTLSWNSDHDRWQSAVNAWLTAHVPS from the coding sequence ATGCGACGGGTCGCGCTAGGTGCCGGACTCGTTGCGGCAGGCGCGTTGGGTGTCGGATGGGCGATCGCGCGGCGGCTGACGGCCCCCAGCACGCGAAGATACGATCTGATCGTCCGCGAAGTGGAATACGACGGCGACGCCTGTCTCATTGTGCTCGACCGAACTCCCCAGACCGCAGCCGAAGGCGCTTACAACCTCTGGTTCGAGAACGGAGGCTGGGCGCAACTCTCCGAGGAAGTGCTCGACCGTGGACCGACTCTGATCGCACGACGGGTGACGAGCACGGCATCGGGGCTCACTCTCAGGGCTGGCGATCACGTCTCCTGGAGCGGCATCTACTACGCGACACCGCACGACGCCAGCCTTCATGCACACGACATCACCATCGACACCCGCGCGGGGCCTGCCCCAGCCTGGCGCATCGACGGCGACGGTGCCAGGTCAACGTGGGCGATCCACCTTCATGGCCTCGGCAGCGTCCGGGCCGGAACCCTTCGCGGCGTGCTCGCCGCGACCGAGCGCGGCCACACCTCGCTCGTCATCAGCTACCGAGCCGACGGCGAAGGCCCGAAAGTCGGCAACGGTCGCTCAACACTCGGCTTCACTGAGGTCGACGACGCCGCGGCCGCTGTCGAGTACGCGATGCGGCACGGAGCCCGACAGGTCGTGCTGTTCGGATGGTCGATGGGCGCGGCCATCGCGCTCCAGCTCGCTCACCACCCGTCATATCGACGCAGCATCGCCGGTCTCGTGCTCGACTCGCCTGTGCTCGACTGGACCGAAGTCATCAAGGCGAACTGCACCCGCAGCGGACTCCCCTCAGCCGCGGGGAGCCTCGCGATCCCGTGGCTGACGCTCCGCCCGCTGGCCCGGATGGTCGGCCTGCCCGAGCGCATCCCGCTCCGATCCTTCGACTGGACGGTTCGTGCCGAGGAACTCACCGCGCCCACGCTCATCCTTCACGGCACCCACGACGACTCCGTGCCGATACAGCTCTCACAAGCACTCCGAGATTCTCGGCCTGACCTTGTTTCGCTGGAAGTCTTCGAGGCCGGTCATACGCTCTCTTGGAACTCTGACCACGACCGATGGCAGAGCGCGGTGAACGCCTGGCTCACTGCGCACGTCCCGTCTTGA
- a CDS encoding DUF6545 domain-containing protein, producing the protein MIQALVATLMWALVASLLIFRRKRADRSITYASFTIAVAMTLNVDAIYLATDPLLGGTNVTTLVSDGLLMTGIFFLGRGVMKADEYRPRLVRVAVGIPVLLTSLLAITTTFVFIDRGTTTTRFMIDLGAQPAAAAYSIINFSYFFLVITTMMILAARQYLRSSGIQRLPAALLSLGSAFGGALCLAVLIMDVAHVTGHLDLMRAVQPAYEPLSLLAFLFLCAGFAAQPAVRRAQHDMRRKHTVGLATQLEPLWKRASLVRPGLSQADPLAARADDLESRLHREIVEIRDAMIDPRVTFDISAAERALLNRAESHLLGLDTRATRTTASPGSRVDQGGSS; encoded by the coding sequence GTGATCCAGGCGCTCGTCGCGACGCTCATGTGGGCGCTCGTGGCGAGCCTGCTCATCTTCCGCCGCAAACGGGCGGATCGAAGCATCACCTACGCTTCCTTCACGATTGCCGTCGCAATGACCCTGAACGTCGACGCCATCTACCTCGCCACCGATCCGCTTCTTGGCGGGACGAATGTCACGACCCTCGTTTCGGATGGGCTGCTGATGACCGGGATCTTCTTTCTCGGTCGAGGCGTCATGAAGGCCGACGAGTACCGCCCCAGGCTCGTGCGGGTCGCCGTGGGCATCCCCGTGCTCCTCACCTCGCTTCTTGCGATCACCACGACGTTCGTGTTTATCGACCGAGGCACAACCACGACTCGGTTCATGATCGACCTCGGCGCGCAACCCGCAGCAGCGGCCTACTCGATCATCAACTTCAGCTACTTCTTCCTCGTAATCACGACGATGATGATCCTCGCCGCGCGGCAGTATCTGCGCAGCTCCGGCATCCAGCGTCTCCCCGCGGCTCTGCTGAGCCTGGGATCGGCGTTCGGCGGCGCGCTGTGCCTGGCCGTGCTCATCATGGACGTCGCACACGTCACAGGACATCTCGATCTCATGCGCGCCGTCCAACCCGCCTACGAACCGCTCTCTCTACTCGCGTTCCTTTTCCTATGCGCGGGCTTCGCCGCGCAGCCTGCCGTCCGCCGCGCACAGCACGACATGCGCCGGAAGCACACCGTCGGCCTCGCGACACAGTTGGAGCCTCTCTGGAAGCGGGCGTCCCTCGTGCGGCCTGGGCTGAGCCAAGCAGACCCGCTCGCTGCGAGGGCGGATGACTTGGAGAGCCGTCTACACCGAGAGATCGTTGAGATCCGCGACGCGATGATCGACCCGCGCGTCACCTTCGACATCAGCGCAGCAGAGCGCGCCCTACTGAATCGCGCCGAGAGCCACCTCCTCGGACTCGACACGAGGGCGACACGGACCACCGCTTCGCCAGGAAGCCGGGTCGACCAGGGGGGCAGTTCGTGA
- a CDS encoding bifunctional DNA primase/polymerase, with protein sequence MDAAALLASLTGLSPSAAACRYAEAGIPVFPCVTGGKRPLTKRGFHEASTEPRQVARWWARWPRANIGMPTGQISGLEVVDVDVHGAIRGFAAFELARREGLTDRWAAFIRTPSGGVHAYYPADPELVQPSWQVARAGIDFRGSGGYVIVPPSIIATDAGPSAYALIGSGRGDAVPVDARALRQFLDPRPARPMPVIPVERTDDIDVERIARWVGMRGEGERNRGLFWASCRLIEAGIPPDRVRAALGPAAERAGLPTPEIETTIRSAHRVARGAQSAPTASSVPSHAAQPSSGQVLS encoded by the coding sequence ATGGATGCCGCCGCCCTGCTCGCCTCGCTCACCGGGCTGTCGCCGAGCGCCGCAGCGTGTCGCTACGCCGAGGCAGGCATCCCGGTCTTTCCCTGCGTCACAGGAGGCAAGCGCCCGCTGACCAAACGGGGATTCCACGAGGCGAGCACCGAACCGCGCCAGGTCGCTCGCTGGTGGGCGCGTTGGCCGCGCGCCAACATCGGGATGCCGACGGGTCAGATCTCCGGGCTGGAGGTCGTGGATGTCGACGTGCACGGGGCGATCCGCGGCTTCGCAGCGTTCGAGCTGGCCCGGCGCGAGGGGCTGACGGATCGCTGGGCCGCGTTCATCCGCACGCCCTCGGGCGGAGTCCATGCCTACTACCCGGCCGACCCCGAGCTGGTGCAGCCGTCCTGGCAGGTGGCGCGTGCTGGCATCGACTTCCGGGGATCGGGCGGCTACGTCATCGTGCCGCCCTCGATCATCGCCACCGATGCGGGGCCGAGTGCGTATGCCCTCATCGGCTCCGGGCGAGGCGACGCGGTTCCCGTCGATGCCCGCGCGCTACGGCAGTTCCTCGATCCGCGACCGGCGCGCCCGATGCCCGTCATCCCTGTCGAGCGAACGGACGACATTGACGTGGAGCGGATCGCCCGCTGGGTCGGAATGCGCGGCGAGGGCGAGCGCAACCGCGGCCTGTTCTGGGCCTCGTGTCGACTCATCGAGGCGGGTATCCCGCCCGACCGCGTGCGTGCCGCGCTGGGGCCGGCTGCCGAGCGCGCAGGCTTGCCCACGCCGGAGATCGAGACGACGATCCGCTCGGCGCACCGCGTAGCGAGGGGCGCACAATCCGCGCCTACCGCCAGTTCCGTGCCCAGCCATGCAGCTCAGCCTTCATCGGGTCAGGTGCTCTCGTGA
- a CDS encoding DUF2637 domain-containing protein, protein MIPGSTQQPRGRIAVWTAVAGTVFIAAAAFWLSFTALADLARRSGVDESQAWAWPLIVDGIIVVATVSVVALAGQRAAWYPWLLLMAGAAVSVAANAIHAVVAADADVPSALAGSVAAVPPLVLLAITHLTVVLTRRFRGEPLTQTAELVSSAVEYLSPEPSAHLAPRELALRLKEDGMTNTAIARATGVHPSTVGRWLATPALSAASEGGAL, encoded by the coding sequence GTGATCCCCGGCAGCACGCAGCAGCCGCGCGGGCGGATCGCCGTGTGGACGGCGGTAGCTGGGACCGTATTCATCGCCGCAGCCGCCTTCTGGCTGTCGTTCACGGCGCTCGCCGACCTCGCGCGACGCTCCGGCGTCGATGAGAGCCAGGCGTGGGCATGGCCGCTCATCGTGGACGGCATCATCGTCGTCGCCACGGTGTCCGTCGTCGCGCTCGCGGGGCAACGTGCCGCCTGGTATCCGTGGCTCCTGCTCATGGCCGGTGCCGCGGTCTCGGTCGCCGCCAACGCGATCCACGCGGTCGTCGCCGCTGACGCCGACGTTCCTTCGGCCCTCGCAGGATCGGTCGCCGCAGTACCGCCGCTCGTGCTGCTGGCGATCACTCACCTGACGGTGGTGCTCACTCGACGGTTCCGTGGAGAGCCGTTGACGCAGACGGCCGAGTTGGTCTCGAGCGCGGTCGAGTACCTGTCGCCGGAACCGTCTGCGCACCTTGCTCCTAGAGAACTCGCCCTGCGACTGAAGGAGGACGGCATGACGAACACCGCCATCGCTCGCGCGACCGGGGTGCATCCGTCCACGGTCGGCCGCTGGCTGGCGACGCCCGCGCTCTCCGCCGCATCGGAAGGAGGCGCGCTGTGA
- a CDS encoding ParB N-terminal domain-containing protein — protein sequence MAASTGHIELERTIDSIVVGSRHRMELGDIDALAASIERDGLLQPPTVTPDGVLVCGARRIAALRKLGHKKVNVFVRSGISDRLQRLMAEQADNVLHKPFTQTEAAALYRELKTLMAEDAARRQAATQFGAGGKIAGTSGGAVTAPPLIGAPGKSRAQAALMVTGRKSYTSLEQINDLQRIANDPRQPEDVRGFARSELDAIDRGSSITTAHARTIAMLAIPQEEPEPPGELELLAQEALERAKQGRKRGPAPGPASSAVPVRYPVRAFTLTWSDLDQWWSHYDPAEVGTALSDDQWEHFETILDATVRFFDAARAARTALQRLAKESA from the coding sequence ATGGCGGCGAGCACCGGGCACATCGAGCTGGAACGCACCATCGACTCCATCGTCGTCGGCAGCCGTCATCGCATGGAGCTGGGCGACATCGACGCACTCGCAGCATCCATCGAACGTGACGGACTTCTCCAGCCTCCGACCGTGACACCGGACGGCGTGCTCGTGTGCGGCGCTCGACGCATCGCGGCGCTGCGCAAGCTCGGCCATAAGAAGGTCAACGTCTTCGTGCGCTCCGGGATCAGCGACCGGCTCCAGAGGCTCATGGCCGAGCAGGCCGACAACGTGCTCCACAAGCCATTCACGCAGACCGAGGCCGCGGCGCTGTACCGCGAGCTGAAGACGCTCATGGCCGAGGACGCCGCTCGTCGTCAGGCGGCGACGCAGTTCGGTGCTGGCGGGAAGATCGCCGGAACGAGCGGTGGTGCCGTCACGGCACCACCGCTGATCGGCGCTCCGGGCAAGTCCCGCGCGCAGGCTGCGCTCATGGTCACCGGGCGCAAGTCGTACACGAGCCTGGAACAGATCAACGACCTCCAGCGGATCGCCAATGACCCCCGACAGCCGGAGGATGTGCGCGGCTTCGCCCGCTCAGAACTCGACGCCATCGACCGCGGCTCGTCGATCACCACGGCGCACGCCCGCACGATCGCCATGCTGGCGATCCCGCAGGAGGAACCCGAACCACCCGGCGAGCTGGAGTTGCTCGCACAGGAGGCGCTGGAGCGCGCGAAGCAAGGGCGCAAGCGAGGCCCGGCACCCGGACCAGCGTCGAGCGCCGTGCCGGTTCGCTATCCGGTGCGGGCGTTCACCCTCACCTGGAGCGACCTCGATCAGTGGTGGTCACACTACGACCCTGCTGAGGTCGGCACCGCGCTGAGTGATGACCAGTGGGAGCACTTCGAGACGATCCTCGACGCTACCGTCCGTTTCTTCGACGCGGCCCGCGCCGCCCGAACCGCCCTCCAACGTCTCGCCAAGGAGAGTGCCTGA